Proteins from one Amycolatopsis benzoatilytica AK 16/65 genomic window:
- a CDS encoding pyridoxamine 5'-phosphate oxidase family protein, with product MSSLSPTERTTLGRKRHRAATDRAVLHAVLDEALICHLGVVRDGAPLVLPTGYGRDGDTLYLHGSTGAASLRAASGETDVCVTVTLVDGIVYCRSVNNHSMNYRSAVILGRARPVTDPDEKMHGLRVLTDHLSPGSWEHAREVNKKEFAAVSVLALDLAEASVKLRAEGPDDEPEDVEADAAWAGVLPVRTVFGEPEPSADLSPGWSVPEHVSGRVTRTATAAR from the coding sequence ATGAGCAGCCTTTCGCCGACCGAACGCACCACCCTCGGCCGCAAACGCCACCGCGCCGCCACCGACCGGGCAGTGCTGCACGCCGTGCTCGACGAGGCGCTGATCTGCCACCTCGGCGTGGTCCGCGACGGCGCTCCGCTGGTGCTGCCGACCGGCTACGGCCGCGACGGCGACACCTTGTACCTGCATGGTTCCACGGGAGCGGCCAGCCTGCGAGCGGCCTCCGGGGAAACCGACGTGTGCGTGACTGTGACGCTGGTCGACGGGATCGTCTACTGCCGCTCGGTGAACAACCACTCGATGAACTACCGCAGCGCGGTGATCCTCGGCCGCGCCCGGCCAGTCACCGACCCGGACGAAAAAATGCACGGCCTGCGGGTGCTGACCGACCACCTCTCCCCCGGTTCGTGGGAACACGCGCGCGAGGTGAACAAGAAGGAGTTCGCGGCCGTTTCGGTGCTGGCGCTCGACCTGGCCGAGGCATCGGTGAAGCTGCGCGCGGAAGGTCCGGACGACGAGCCGGAGGACGTCGAAGCGGACGCCGCTTGGGCGGGCGTGCTGCCGGTGCGGACGGTGTTCGGCGAGCCGGAGCCCTCGGCGGACCTCTCGCCTGGGTGGTCTGTACCGGAGCACGTTTCCGGGCGCGTCACCCGAACCGCGACGGCCGCGCGGTAA
- a CDS encoding sensor histidine kinase: protein MSRAGRWARRWYRAWRASRLGTRLAFGLGALALVVFAIVGTLTVELMHDYLSRRLDEQLRSSQVAQVPHLRESKDNPEAVYSWYSAVFDVRQGNAVPQPGNTLPADVRPLAQIAVEATGGDLFRTITLPGQGPYRVRACPVETGQSGTGTVLLSAAPQSDLDNTLRQLMLIEVIAFLVALAILVIAGRLVLRRGLRPLSDMAGTAHDIASHDLTGTAQLPVRASGTGGGAEVEELRTAFNLMLSHIESSLAVRSEANDRLRRFVADASHELRTPLTSIRGYADLFRYAAANEPAEREAHLEKIRAETARMSVLVDDLLLLARLDAHDAEPPVRPRRMDLTEVAVAAADAFRAGRPEHPLAVSIPEDPVLLRADPVRLRQIVDNLLANAAVHTPAGTSVELAVTVSAGAALVSVADAGPGISAEDQERIFDRFYRVDNSRTRAGGGTGLGLSVVHSLVVEHGGEVSVASRPGRTVFTVRLPLPESTRARSGP from the coding sequence GTGAGCCGGGCCGGACGCTGGGCCCGGCGGTGGTATCGAGCTTGGCGCGCGTCGCGGCTGGGCACCCGGCTGGCGTTCGGCCTGGGTGCGTTGGCGCTGGTGGTGTTCGCGATCGTCGGCACGCTGACGGTGGAACTGATGCACGACTACCTCAGCCGGCGGCTCGACGAGCAGCTCCGCTCCAGCCAGGTTGCCCAGGTGCCGCACCTGCGCGAGTCGAAGGACAACCCGGAGGCGGTCTACTCCTGGTACTCCGCGGTGTTCGACGTGCGGCAAGGCAACGCCGTGCCGCAGCCGGGCAACACGCTGCCGGCCGACGTGCGCCCGCTGGCGCAGATCGCCGTGGAAGCGACCGGCGGCGACCTCTTCCGGACGATCACCCTGCCCGGACAGGGTCCCTACCGGGTGCGGGCGTGTCCGGTGGAGACCGGCCAAAGCGGCACCGGCACGGTACTGCTGAGCGCCGCGCCGCAGTCCGATCTCGACAACACCTTGCGGCAGCTGATGCTGATCGAGGTGATCGCGTTCCTCGTCGCGCTGGCGATCCTGGTGATCGCCGGGCGGTTGGTGCTGCGCCGCGGCCTGCGGCCGTTGTCGGACATGGCCGGGACGGCGCACGACATCGCCTCGCACGACTTGACCGGCACCGCGCAGCTGCCGGTGCGCGCGTCCGGAACGGGCGGCGGCGCGGAGGTCGAAGAGCTGCGCACCGCGTTCAACCTGATGCTGAGCCACATCGAATCGTCGCTGGCGGTCCGCTCCGAGGCGAACGACCGGCTGCGCCGGTTCGTCGCCGACGCTTCGCACGAGCTGCGGACGCCGCTGACGTCGATTCGCGGCTACGCCGATCTTTTCCGCTACGCCGCGGCGAACGAGCCGGCCGAACGCGAGGCGCACCTGGAGAAGATCCGGGCCGAGACGGCGCGGATGAGCGTGCTGGTGGACGATCTGCTGCTGCTCGCGCGCTTGGACGCGCACGACGCGGAACCGCCGGTGCGGCCCCGGCGGATGGACCTGACCGAGGTAGCCGTCGCCGCCGCGGACGCGTTCCGGGCGGGCCGTCCGGAGCATCCGCTGGCGGTGTCGATCCCGGAAGATCCGGTGCTGCTGCGGGCGGATCCAGTGCGGCTGCGGCAAATCGTGGACAACCTGCTGGCGAACGCGGCGGTGCACACCCCGGCCGGGACTTCGGTGGAACTCGCGGTGACGGTTTCGGCCGGCGCGGCGCTGGTGTCCGTCGCGGACGCGGGACCGGGGATTTCGGCCGAGGACCAGGAACGGATCTTCGACCGGTTCTACCGCGTGGACAATTCCCGGACCCGCGCCGGCGGCGGGACCGGGCTGGGGCTGTCGGTGGTGCATTCGCTGGTGGTCGAGCACGGCGGGGAGGTCTCGGTGGCCAGCCGGCCGGGGCGGACCGTGTTCACCGTGCGGCTGCCGCTGCCGGAGTCAACCCGAGCCCGCAGCGGTCCGTGA
- a CDS encoding response regulator transcription factor, with the protein MENPNPVRLLVVDDEQHIADLVATVARYEGWLAATAGSGTDALARAAEFAPDIIVLDVMLPDFDGFAVLDRLREKHGAVPVVFLTAKDATSDRIAGLTRGGDDYLVKPFSVEELMARLRAVLRRTSGTDKPRAAVLAVGELTLDEETHEVRRGGQLAELTPTEYELLRYLMRHSPAVLTKAQILDHVWEYDFGGRSNVVELAVSRLRRKLDTESEPLIHTVRGVGYAVRQAER; encoded by the coding sequence GTGGAGAACCCGAATCCGGTGCGGCTGCTCGTCGTGGACGACGAGCAGCACATCGCCGACCTGGTCGCGACCGTCGCCCGGTACGAGGGCTGGCTGGCCGCGACCGCGGGTTCCGGCACGGACGCGCTCGCGCGCGCCGCCGAGTTCGCGCCCGACATCATCGTGCTCGACGTCATGCTGCCCGACTTCGACGGCTTCGCCGTGCTGGACCGGCTGCGCGAGAAGCACGGTGCGGTGCCGGTGGTCTTCCTGACGGCCAAGGACGCCACCTCGGACCGGATCGCCGGCCTCACCCGCGGGGGTGACGACTACCTGGTGAAGCCGTTCTCCGTCGAGGAGCTGATGGCGCGGCTGCGCGCGGTGCTGCGCCGGACGTCCGGCACGGACAAACCTCGCGCAGCGGTGCTGGCGGTGGGCGAGCTCACGCTGGACGAGGAAACGCACGAAGTGCGGCGCGGCGGGCAACTCGCCGAGCTCACGCCGACCGAGTACGAACTGCTGCGCTACCTGATGCGGCACTCGCCCGCGGTGCTGACCAAGGCGCAGATCCTCGACCACGTGTGGGAGTACGACTTCGGCGGCCGGTCCAATGTGGTCGAACTCGCGGTTTCCCGGTTGCGGCGCAAGCTGGACACCGAGTCCGAGCCGCTGATCCACACCGTGCGCGGGGTCGGATACGCGGTGCGGCAGGCGGAGCGGTGA
- a CDS encoding VOC family protein, whose protein sequence is MPSVVKNITVDSADPWQLAQFWSEVTGQPVDEADKPGDPEVGVRLATGACLLFIAVPETKTIKNRLHLCLQPDVPRDEEVERLLKLGATLHSDLRHEDGTGWAVLQDPEGNEFCVLRSAAEKA, encoded by the coding sequence ATGCCTTCCGTCGTAAAGAACATCACCGTCGACAGCGCCGATCCGTGGCAGCTCGCGCAGTTCTGGTCCGAGGTGACCGGCCAGCCGGTCGACGAGGCGGACAAGCCAGGCGACCCGGAGGTCGGCGTCCGCCTGGCCACCGGCGCGTGCCTGCTGTTCATCGCCGTCCCGGAAACCAAGACGATCAAGAACCGCCTGCACCTGTGCCTGCAGCCGGACGTCCCCCGCGACGAGGAGGTCGAACGGCTGCTGAAGCTGGGCGCCACACTGCACTCCGACCTGCGCCACGAGGACGGCACCGGCTGGGCGGTGCTGCAAGATCCGGAAGGCAACGAGTTCTGCGTCTTGCGCAGCGCGGCGGAGAAGGCGTGA
- a CDS encoding asparaginase: MTRIAVAALGGTISMAPGGSIDNGVVPRLSAEDLLGELGARLPMEVVAATLAGISSSSMDYETLSRTRQWGLEQLEAGADGLVVVQGTDTLEETAYFFDLTWPSEAPVVLTGAMRNPSLPSPDGQANLLTALTAAADPRSRGRGALVAFNDDVHAARWVRKTHSTHVETFSSRPAGPLGMVAEGAVHYFHPSSPRLPALPPVSTADLVPLVESGLNDAGELLRLVLDGGARGVVVAANGVGHVSAGTADAIAAAEVPVVVASRTGAGPTLRSTYGFHGSESSLIRMGATMAGWLCPRKSRILLQLLLAAGRGREEIEREFRLRGDLD, translated from the coding sequence ATGACTCGCATCGCCGTCGCCGCGCTGGGCGGCACCATCTCGATGGCCCCCGGAGGTTCGATCGACAACGGCGTGGTGCCGCGGCTGAGCGCCGAGGACTTGCTCGGCGAGCTCGGCGCGCGGCTGCCGATGGAGGTCGTCGCGGCGACGCTCGCGGGCATCTCCAGCTCCTCGATGGACTACGAGACGCTCAGCCGGACCCGGCAGTGGGGCCTGGAGCAGCTCGAAGCGGGCGCGGACGGCCTGGTGGTGGTGCAGGGCACCGACACTCTCGAAGAAACGGCGTACTTCTTCGATCTCACCTGGCCGTCCGAAGCGCCGGTCGTGCTCACCGGCGCGATGCGGAACCCGAGCCTGCCCAGCCCGGACGGGCAGGCCAACCTCCTCACCGCGCTCACCGCGGCCGCCGATCCGCGCAGCCGCGGCCGGGGCGCGCTGGTGGCGTTCAACGACGACGTGCACGCCGCGCGCTGGGTCCGGAAAACGCATTCCACACACGTCGAAACGTTTTCGTCGCGGCCGGCCGGGCCGCTCGGGATGGTCGCCGAAGGCGCTGTGCACTACTTCCACCCGTCGTCGCCTCGGCTGCCGGCGCTGCCGCCGGTCTCGACCGCCGATCTGGTGCCGCTGGTGGAATCCGGGCTGAACGACGCCGGAGAACTGTTGCGGCTGGTACTCGACGGCGGCGCTCGCGGCGTCGTCGTGGCCGCCAACGGTGTGGGACACGTTTCCGCCGGAACCGCCGACGCGATCGCGGCGGCGGAGGTGCCGGTGGTCGTCGCGTCCCGGACGGGCGCCGGGCCGACTCTCCGCAGCACCTACGGGTTCCACGGCTCCGAATCGAGCCTCATCCGGATGGGCGCGACGATGGCGGGCTGGCTGTGCCCGCGGAAATCCCGGATCCTGCTGCAGCTTCTGCTCGCCGCCGGACGCGGCCGCGAAGAGATCGAGCGGGAGTTCCGGCTGCGCGGCGATCTCGACTAA
- a CDS encoding IS110 family transposase, translating into MVVIGVDPHKSSHTAAALDPGSXATLDTVRIDAALPEYRKLLVWARRFGQRRWAVENAWGLGRHLAQWLTARGETVVDVPATATARVRQLSRGRRKNDALDAAAAASVAALQGDGTPVTAEGLSTVLGMLDERRTNLTRQRTRTVNQLHALLRELMPGGAPADLTAGQAAAMLARVRPASPAEQARKDLARDLVADIRALDTRVKTNQKRMQQAVADSGSSLPDVVGIGPVVAARLIGRTGRASRFPTAAAFAVHAGAAPIEIASAGTARHRLSRQGDRKLNNALHTIALTQVRMSGTRGRLYYDRKIAEGKTHKEAMRCLKRRLADHVWRVMIADQRRQTRAAGPGGHAGATLTSSATSPTPTAGSSDKSLPGPANHNSTTPNPAA; encoded by the coding sequence ATGGTCGTGATCGGAGTCGACCCGCACAAGTCCAGTCACACTGCGGCGGCGCTCGACCCGGGCAGCNACGCGACGCTGGACACCGTCCGCATCGACGCGGCATTGCCGGAATACCGGAAGCTGCTGGTCTGGGCCCGGCGGTTCGGGCAACGCCGCTGGGCGGTGGAAAACGCCTGGGGGCTCGGCCGTCATCTGGCGCAGTGGCTCACCGCGCGGGGCGAGACCGTCGTGGACGTCCCCGCGACCGCGACCGCGCGGGTGCGGCAGCTCTCGCGGGGCCGCCGGAAGAACGACGCCCTGGACGCCGCGGCGGCGGCCAGCGTGGCAGCGCTGCAGGGCGACGGGACCCCGGTGACCGCCGAGGGGCTCTCGACGGTGCTGGGGATGCTCGACGAGCGGCGGACCAACCTCACCCGGCAACGCACCCGGACGGTCAACCAGCTGCACGCCCTGCTGCGCGAACTGATGCCCGGCGGCGCACCCGCCGACCTGACCGCCGGCCAGGCGGCCGCGATGCTGGCGCGGGTCCGGCCGGCCTCTCCGGCGGAGCAGGCCCGCAAGGACCTCGCGCGGGACCTGGTCGCCGACATCCGCGCACTGGACACCCGTGTGAAGACGAACCAGAAGCGCATGCAGCAGGCCGTCGCCGATTCCGGCAGCAGCCTGCCCGACGTCGTCGGCATAGGCCCGGTGGTGGCCGCGCGGCTGATCGGGCGCACCGGTCGCGCCTCGCGGTTCCCGACAGCAGCGGCCTTCGCCGTCCACGCCGGCGCGGCGCCGATCGAGATCGCCAGCGCCGGCACGGCGCGGCACCGGCTGTCGCGCCAGGGCGACCGCAAGCTGAACAATGCCCTGCACACGATCGCCTTGACCCAGGTGCGCATGTCCGGAACCAGAGGACGCCTCTACTACGACCGCAAGATCGCCGAGGGCAAGACTCACAAAGAAGCGATGCGCTGCCTGAAACGCCGTCTGGCCGACCACGTCTGGCGAGTCATGATCGCCGACCAGCGCCGGCAGACACGAGCGGCGGGCCCGGGAGGACACGCGGGGGCGACTCTGACATCCAGCGCGACCAGCCCTACCCCGACGGCCGGCTCTTCGGACAAGTCACTTCCCGGACCCGCCAACCACAACTCTACGACACCGAACCCAGCAGCTTGA